The Nicotiana sylvestris chromosome 6, ASM39365v2, whole genome shotgun sequence genomic sequence cttgAAGTTCTTTACTACccctaaaaagagaaaaaaaatctaTTATTCTTAAAAGATATTCATATAAACCATCTTGTTAATTGGAAGCTATAAATCtgggaggcactcgagcaaatggtTTATATGATTCTGAGAATCATCACGAGTCAGTAATGAAGGATTAGGAAAAGAATTAGAAGATGACTCAATCAATGTATCAAAGCTCTTCCAATCACCAAAATATTGGCTATTATTAATCCCATTACTATGCTTCACTTCGTCGTGATCATCTTCATTGTTGGCTGTGTAATTCTGTCCACCAAGACTTTTATCGTTGGTACACAAACTTGTCGAAATGGTAGGGCTGTCAAGTTGTGGGAGTTTAACTTGTTGATTCTCAAAGTAATTTTTGCTTGAATTAATGATCATATTTTGATGATGATCATGAGATGGATTGAATGTAAATTGGTGGAAATTTGTTGTTTGGTTGAATGCATTGTTGAAAGGTTGATGCATTGGAGTTGAGATTTCAGGTCTATAAGTGGTGTTTGTTCCTCTAATATAATAAGAATTTTGCCATGCTAAATCTAAACATGGTTGCTTGTTTGGAGTTGCCTTCTTGAATGCCCTGCATACCACCCATCCTTCTTCCTATAAAATCAAATTTCAATTAATTAGCTAGCTATCTaaaagggaaaatgaaatatttaaTACTCCCTAATTAAGTTAGTATATGAACCAAGTGGAGTAATGTAATTGTCTCCCACTAGGATtgacttttttctttttgttttaattCGATAAAATGTTCAGTTACATGATTGCATCACTTCTTTCATTGCACTCAAGACACCTTTAGAAGAAACAAACTTTAAAGAAAAAAGTGGACAGTGAGCACTTCACAATGTAAACTATAAGAACTTACACTGTTAATGAAAGATTTAAGTCATATACCCTGATAGTATTATAAAGAATCTTTACAACTAGTGTTAGTTTTTTCACACCACCGATTATTGCATAAAATTTCATCTATAATTACCTTATATACCTGATTGTATGAATATATTTACACTGTTAGTACATAAAACTTAAATCGTTTCATGAGATACCTTATAGCAAGGAGTGTCATGGGAATACACCGTCTATGT encodes the following:
- the LOC104247168 gene encoding NAC domain-containing protein 30-like, which produces MEMDSCVPPGFRFHPTEEELVGYYLKRKINSLKIDLDVITDIDLYRIEPWDIEGRCKLGYEEQNEWYFFSHKDRKYPTGTRTNRATTAGFWKATGRDKAVLSKEKIIGMRKTLVFYKGRAPNGRKSDWIMHEYRLQSSEHAPPQEEGWVVCRAFKKATPNKQPCLDLAWQNSYYIRGTNTTYRPEISTPMHQPFNNAFNQTTNFHQFTFNPSHDHHQNMIINSSKNYFENQQVKLPQLDSPTISTSLCTNDKSLGGQNYTANNEDDHDEVKHSNGINNSQYFGDWKSFDTLIESSSNSFPNPSLLTRDDSQNHINHLLECLPDL